DNA from Longimicrobiales bacterium:
GCAATCGGTGTCGACGGGCTCAACGCCGTGGCGGATGCGGTCTCGATTCCCGTGGTCGGAATCGGCGGGGTGACCACGGAGAACGCCGGTCAGATCGCGACGTCGCGCGCCGCAGGCGCTGCCGTGGTCGGCGCCGTCATGGCTGCGCCGGATCCCGCAGAGGCGGTGCGGACCCTGTTGCACCCGTTCCGGCGCGCCGGCTGACCGCAATCAGTGATTTCGGAAGGAACGCGGCGCGCTCCACGATCAGCTCATCGCCCGGAAAGCGCGCGCGCAATTCCGCGGCCGTCAACAGCCGCATCTCCTCCACCGCCGCCACTGCCTCCGCCCGACCCGGCTTCGCGAGCAGCCCCCAGGGAGTGAGCCACCGCACGGTGCGCCGCCGCACGGCGAGCGGCAGCCAGTGAAACAACGGCGCCCAGAAATGCGGCTCTACAGGAAACCAGTAGTTCGGCGTCTGCACGAAATGCGATTTGCCCACCCGCCGCACCTCGTCCGCGAGCGCGTACTGCTGCTCGACCGGCAGGTGCTCGATCAACGAATTGCAGAAGACGATGTCGAAGGACTGGTCCCGAAACGGCAGCCGACAACCATCGCCCACCACCAGCCGGAACCGCTCCCGCCCCTCGCCCACCAGCTCCGCATCCAGGTTCAGCAACGTCACGTCCGGCATCACCGGCACCAGCTGCCAGTTCAGCGTCGTGCCACCCACATCCAGAATCCGCGTACGCGCACCGACCCCGAACGCCTCCGCAAACCGCCGCATCC
Protein-coding regions in this window:
- a CDS encoding class I SAM-dependent methyltransferase, which encodes MQIHEILNPILKRLRRKRMRRFAEAFGVGARTRILDVGGTTLNWQLVPVMPDVTLLNLDAELVGEGRERFRLVVGDGCRLPFRDQSFDIVFCNSLIEHLPVEQQYALADEVRRVGKSHFVQTPNYWFPVEPHFWAPLFHWLPLAVRRRTVRWLTPWGLLAKPGRAEAVAAVEEMRLLTAAELRARFPGDELIVERAAFLPKSLIAVSRRAGTGATGSAPPLRDPAQP